A window of Cydia fagiglandana chromosome Z, ilCydFagi1.1, whole genome shotgun sequence genomic DNA:
CGGGTCACGAGCACTCACCTCACTTTATTTTCAGATGTTCCAAAAATGTACtaaaattcagattttcaaccTATACTGATGATGATAGTGATGCAACATGAAAGTCATAGATAATTTCATATGTATATTGATTACATATTTTATCAGGTTCGCATCAAGGATTTTTTAAATGGTACTAATTGTCAATAAATTCTAAGTTAGATAtcaggcacttgtcccaccaagagcgagtaagcgattaactatcggcgattttttaaccgacttccaaatcccaaaggaggaggttatcaattcggttgtatgtttttttttatgtttgctactccatatctccgtcattattggaccatatattaatatttatattattaatagttcatcgctgtattatatatttcgttctattatatatatattaatagttcatcgctggctgttcacactgccggcgagaacactcgctctactagtttgtcgccgcgttAAGATAAAACTATCTCAGCGGTacagcggtactcgctcggcgatgctcgcttcgtagttagaaCACTTGGAACTCAAGCTGGGAGACCAATcagtctgcgtgttcggctacgctacaccgcccgagcgagtgacgcccgtcgcactcgaacactcgcctatagccgagcgacaaaactattggagctaacactcgcttgTCGCCGCTCGTCCattcgtttctagtttatcgttttactcgcttatcgctcatcgtcggcggtgggacaagtgccttagGCTTATTAGTGGACCTATCGAATATTATAGGAATTGTCTGATCAATATCctttttattgtattaaaatttgACTCAAATCTAATTTAGAAGTCTAAGAAGTCTAAATTATACGTAAAATAGGTATAGCCGTGGGTAGCGGGTACCTTCATTTTATCTACCTAATGGCAGTATCTAAACGCGGAGGCCCTGCCgggaacaccgaagttcgcaaattgcgggcatctttgtCTTTTACttcaattaaggcgtaattagagtaagGCGGTTTTAGCCCTGGACTCACCTCGAAAGACGTTGTAGGTGGGCTTCGGTAAATATCCGCCGGACCAGCTGGTTTTATGACTCCCTTACGTTTCATTTTATTGAACCTCTGTATAGAACCGTATGCGAATCCGTTGACATTACCAATATAACAATCAATTAATCTGATTACGGACAAATCAGGTCTTTCAATCTGTAAACACAATTTTGAGTTAAATTTTGTCTGTGGCTAGTTTTGCCATGGATTTTGAGTTATGTCCATGTGGAGTTGATAATGTTGAAGTCGTAAGCTGAAATTCTAACAAACGGCTCCGGCACTGGTACTTTAGGTCCTAAGTATTCGATTGCAGCGCCATCTGCCATCTTCGTCGAGATTTGTGCGTACAAAATGATATTAAATGGCCAAAATTCaacttaaaaaaccgggcaagtgcgagtcggactcgcgcacgaagggttccgtacattaacgcaaaaaaaaaaacaaaaaaaaagcaaaaagaaaacggtcacccatccaagtactgacccctcccgacgttgcttaactttggtcaaaaatcacgtttgttgtatgggagccccatttaaatctttattttattctgtttttagtatttgttgttatagcggcaacagaaatacatcatctgggaaaatttcaactgtctagctatcacggttcgtgagatacagcctggtgacagacggacggacggacagcgaagtcttagtaatagggtcccgttttaccctttgggtacggaaccctaaaaaacacacCCGAATGAAGAACCTCATTTCGTTGTAGGTGGGCTTCGGTAAATATCCGCCGGACCAGCTGGTTTTATGACTCCCTTACGTTTCATTTTATTGAACCTCTGTATAGAACCGTATGCGAATCCGTTGACATTACCAATATAACAATCAATTAATCTGATTACGGACAAATCAGGTCTTTCAATCTGTAAACACAATTTTGAGTTAAATTTTGTCTGTGGCTAGTTTTGCCATGGATTTTGAGTTATGTCCATGTGGAGTTgataaaatttcaactgtctagctatcacggttcgtgagatacagcctggtgacagacggacggacggacggacggacggacagcgaagtcttagtaatagggtcccgttttaccctttgggtacggaaccctaaaaaacacacCCGAATGAAGAACCTCATCCTTTTGAAATCTTGAAGTCAGTTAAACACTCCAGCTCTATtgtttcagttgaaattttgtatggattAAGTATTAAGATTTTGTTGCAAACGGGTTACTACTGCTCTTAAACGGTTaaattaattttgatgaaattacTAACCGATTCAGCTGAATTAATTACAAAATGAAATATTAACCGTAACaaaagtaaatatgtatttgTGAAACTGAATTGTGAAAGAAACTTCAAAGAATTAGTAAAACCTAATGCTCCCAAACAACTAAGATTTAACGCTTCACCGTTTAGACTTGACAATAAAATACACAATAACTGTTTGGTTGAAGGTAATTAAATTAGGTAAGTAGATTTAgaacataaaaaaatctagtgtcatttattttatacctactgttttttttatttacctaaataTCCTGTTATATTACCCGCATTAATAATTAGAAAATGCTGAGTGCGTCCTGAGGACACAAAACACTGTCTTTACCAGTCTTTACTAAGGAGAAGAAACCGTCAAGAGAAAACACACGAAACGGACCTTGTGGGGTGCTGAGTGTGACATTTCGGTCACtttatattttaggaaaaagttGTCTGTACTAAACTTACAATACGTGTATTCTTCACAATAAGACTATGAAAATCGGTAAATGATAGGTTTCACATTTGGACGATTTTTCAAGTGTGGCTGGCTCTTCCTTTTAGTCCAACCGAGAGCCTCTAATTTTTCGTAGAGACATAAATGACGAACCTAAATCTACCGTGCTTTCTGACCCTGATATTTGGGTATTTGTATATTTCGGGAAAAAATCCATACATTTAGGTGCCTTACCTTCTCCGGGCAAGTAGACTGACTTATTATGCGTTGCATCAGAGGTTCAACTTCTTCTTTACACTCTGGTTCCCTATATCCTTCCCTTATAAGATCCCTTATATAGTTTTGTGGACCATACAAGGTTAATCCGAAAAATTCCATTGTAAATTTTTGTAGAGAAAGCTAATTCCTTGCACTAAAAACTGttacttttgacattgacactgAATTAAGTGACCTATAAATACAGACCAAAAAGTATAAAAGGTAAAGTCGATGCGGCCCAATCCATCTGCGGGAAATCATGGCTTATTTGAAGCAAAGATAATTAAATCACTATGATTTGAAGTATTTTATACGTGGTGTCGTGAACTTTTTTATTTCACTCGGGGTCAAATCCTTGTAgggctcaagattccacttttaaaaATGCAACGCGCGTGGTTAACATTCTTATGTAGCATAGTAGTTATTAGACTGGTATTGTATAGGTGGGTAATAAATCTGCGATGTAGTTTGAACGTTTGCATTATACGTACATAGCTTAAGCGGTATAAGTTATACCTAGAatatctatttaaaaaaatactcataCATGCTCATACtttcaaaaatataattatagttgTTTCACATTGTGTGAGGCAGGATATTTTGATGATGACTAATAAGTAATCACAAATACTAGTGttaaaaatcttatttatttattactacactacatatttaataagtCACAAAATTTCCAACACAAACATTCTGTaggtatacaatattttttcggTTTGAAAACATTTTATTAGTTTTCAAAATATtctaagtaggtaagtagttaAATTATTTACTAAACGTAACAAATAAAAGACACACTGGCTATAATCGGGTTAAATGACACAGGTGTCTAGATTTCGTTAGTGATGCTTTGGTAAAATGCATTTCAGAGTTTTAAACATGATATTCTCCCCCATCGAGTTTTTCATCGGAAAGGGAAGACAAAATGCTGGCAGAGGTGCTCTGTGATAACCAAACCAAGGCCATTAGTAGCCCTTCTAGGACTCCGAGGCCACAGCCGGCGAATACATCTAGGAAGTAATGTCTCTCTGCCAGCACCCGCGATAGACACACGGACGTCACCCACGCGAGGAGCGGCGGGTAGAATATAATCGACACGGGGCTCAAGTACATGAGGGTAAAGGCAACTAGCACGGATCTGCTGGCGTGCCCCGACGGGAACGAGTACTTGTCAGGCCCGAGGTCTGACAGCTTGTTCATGGGTACCGGTCTTCGCCTTCGGACGAAAGCTTTTAGAACCGCTATTATAACAATATCCAATATAAGAGCTGAAACAAACAAATCGGGCGTTAATTGATTCTAATACAGCTCTTAAGAGCCAACACACACATACATTATATATACCGTAAACTGGAGTTACTTTGATTCGGGTTACATTGACCATTGATTTTTAATCTAGAAGGAAATCGTTTCTGAATACTTTCACCTTCTATTTCTGTTAAGCATGCCAACCACGTCTTAAATTGTTTAACTGTTTATTCCTCAAAAATCGAGGGTCATTTTTTCCCCGCCAATCAAAGTAACCCTACGGTTCATGTTgttgtatgtataaatattaataaaaactaaattttcatagaagttttgctGTAAAACTTATGTttctatttaatttttacgGAACCTTACATTATGCGTGGACCGGCACGCACTTGGTCGGGAGTTTAATTCAAGACTCGGGAGGATAAGGAAAGAATCTATGTTTTTCCTATGAATTTTCCCTTGATTTTAACGTAATCTAAGAAAAACATTTTGTATGTATAATATCATTATCTGTTTACCTATTAACATATTCACTTGCAGTTGATACAGgtctttattattaaataaccaTATAAAACTAAGCCAGCCAGCAAGCCACACTATGCCATGGCAGGACACCTGTAAAacaatacatatattttataaatggaGCTTTATTTTAATGACAGCAGTTGCTAttctatcttcttcttcttcctcgcgttatcccggcattctgccgcggctcatgggagcctggggtccgcttgacaactaatcccatgatttgacgtaggcactagttttacgaaagcgactgccatctgaccttccaacccagagggtaaactaggccttatatcttactttattgtaaaaaataaaaatcacactagATATTAGTtgcaaataaaattgtaattttttgcATGGTACAAGATTCTTGTAACTTTATCATTACTTAAGGATTATCTATACCATAGATCAGGGCgggtagccaacgtgccaatcgcgTACTCAAAAGCGTATTGTAGTCTTCTCTCTCTACCACTCTTCCCTACTACAACAGTGACAATTGCATTTTGTTTGCTACAGAGTGTTAATGATTGCACTTTGGCTATGCACCCTGACCGGCTAGCATGAGTTACGTTCTCGCGCGCAACAACATACTTGAAGTTGCGCTAGATGTTTCATCAAAACACAACTCATGGTGCAGGTCAGAAAAGAGAAGAATATACCTTAAATAGTTTGTTAGTGTTACCTCAAGAAACTTGGCATGATTGCGCAGTGACCTCAAAGCTGTGTTTTGCAGTGCACCATCAACAAACTTTTTGGTGACCTGAATATCATACTGCAAAATTTTTTGCAACATCTTTGGTACTTGACGTTTTTCTTCAGTTACTCCCAGCTGGAACATGGATTAAGCAAACACTTAGGTATACAGTGCTTGGAGGGAATCAAGCCAAAGGAATTctaagggggaggggggtgGATTTTGAGGGATGAATGGGCTGTGTTTCATTTggtagcaaagtttgtttatgacactcaagattccactttgcAAACCACCttaaattttggaatctttggCTTGCTTGGGTACAAATATTAGCATGAAGAGTTAAACAACCACTTTGCccctttgtaaaacaaataataggTGAGGAAGGTAATGTTAATTGACTCCATAAATCACTATAATCTTACCATGCAATAAAAACCCCCATGCCTATTAATGAgtttaattatttcaaattagagaTGGAGGGAAgggattttaaaacaaaatgtagAATGTGTGTGAACCAGCccttagcccccccccccccacatctggcgtctttcgagcgtcggcgtctacaattctatggccgctgctcgatgcaacgtcgacgcagcgtcgaggcaactgcgcagcgacgtcatttttcatagcgctgaccagacgccgacagacgccgacgctcgaaagacggtagatgtggggggggccttagaaGGGAGGGACATTTTCCACATAGATGTAGGCACGTGAACGAAGCCACGGGCACTCATAGTGCACTTGATAAATTCTCGATATGTAGGTAAGAatcaaataaatcaaaattattCAATGAAAGTAGacatgtaatatgtatgtactacAATTCACATCTATTACACAAATAGACATTGGCGGTAAAAatagtaattaaaataaattatcttaccATGTTGATGACGCAAAATGAACGGTAAGCCTTCGCTATTAAAACACCTAAGCAAACAATGGGATTGAAAGATGATGTATTAGTTTAACATAGCATTGtcaatgatataaaaaaaaaaaataaaaaaaataaaggtgGTGCAATTTGTCAAACTATTTGAATTATGCCTACAAGACTCGGAATCTATTTAGTTAATATATTATGAGTATTAAGCGATGCACAGCTAGATAGCTTCTTGGGAAAAGGTACCTTCGGTAAGAATAAGAACCTAGGCTTATTACTCAAACACAGTACGGTAAAAAGTGAATCACTGAATTTGATTTGACGTATAAACGATAAACGTCATTTTTTTGTGTATAGTGTTTGAGACATTTATATTAAcgagtttatttttataaagacCTGGCAACAAATTGTATGCTATTTTTAAAGAACTAATAGACAGTCGTACCGGATCGTGACCTTGGTTCAGCTCCCACTCATATCGTCGTATGATGAacacgtagtgattatattcgCGGTGAACCTTCCACTCCGTTTAGTTtcatttctttatctgcctgtCTGTGGCTCGAATGTGGAGCTATAGAGAGGCAGATACAGAAATTTCTAGCGATTTGTACTAAAGCCTCTAGAGCGTTTTAGTGAAATTAGTTATCttaagccccccattcacactcctacctcgtagtccgcctcatTGGGTTGGAATTTTGGTCGGAATGTGTATGGGGGTCGCCGACTACGTTCCGTCCTACAACACCCAAGTAGGATGCCTCTTGGAGTCTACAAATCCTACAAGCTCCGCCCACCGCTGTAGTCTACCGCGCAGGATTGTGTGTGGGTTGTCGCCCTACGTTGCGGACTGCCGTGTTTGACGTATGAGAACAGTGCGCgccatttttgtgaaatttaTAAAGAAAATCGCTGTTTCTTGGACCAAAAATCACCCAATCACTCCAACAAACAATGGAGGAATATGCATTGCAACAATTATTACCAATACTTAAGAAATATGACGCTCTCTGGCGAATTTTTAACAATTTCTTTACCcacactttttatttttatccaatATCAAGAAAATACATAGCAGAAGagctattttcttttttttttaattgcacgAATCATTTTCAAGCGTGAGTAGACCGACACTTGCGAGAAACGAAGCAGTACTGATGATGGACGGCAAAACAgagtgcctaccgcgaaccacgttcgacgtgttgcctctctgtcggacttgtaaattcgtacataagtgtgacagagagccatgacgtcgaacgtggttcgcggtaggcacaCAGGTACCGTGTGTGCACAGCGTGTGTGAGCTATTTCTTGGTCCGTAGTCCTGCAAGGCGTACTACAATGTAGGAGGGTGTGTGagctatagctggtcaagcaaatcttgtcagtagaaaaaggcgcgaaattcaaattttctttggGACGACAACCCTttgcacctacatttttcaaatttgccgcctttttctactgacaagatttcatcattcatcatttcagcctatatacgtcccactgctgagcacaggcctcctctcatgcgcgagagggtttgggctatagtccccacgctagcccaatgcggattggggacttcacatacacctttgaatttcttcgcaaatgtatgcaggtttcctcacgatgtttttccttcaccgaaaagctagtggtaaatatcaaataatatttcgtacataagttccgaaaaactcattggtacgagccaggatttgaacccgcgacctccggattgaaagtcaggcgtcatatccactcggccaccacggctttttgacaagatttgcttgaccaaatTTATATCCTACGccgtagtcctgcgaggcggacTACAAGGTAGGCGTGTGTGAACGGGGGGCTTTAGCAAAGTCGGCTGTCTGGCAACTCTGCTAGTGCTGTCActgtcataagtcataacatAAAAATGTACACACACCATCTACGTGGCTAATTCTTACATGTTCGCAGGAGAACTTTTATGAAGTTCTGCTTttgtcattatttttttctggaTATCTTTTTAAGAGAAGGTAGCTATTTACATGTTTTCTAAATATGACTAGATTGGACCTCATAATCGTCACCGCATTTAACGAAGTAATACATTGTTTTGAACATTACAATCTTAAGTTTTAAACCATCTTTTATATTCGTGTTAATTATTGTGAATCGAAGTTTAACTTTaccattttattgtttattagaGTCACCATGAGAAAACTGAAAGGTGCAGTTAAAGAGACGGCTAAACAAAAACGTGAGAGGAAGCAAGAATTCGCTAAAACAAGACAACAATTGCATACAGTTGTTTTGCCCACATTTGCAGTGATCTTCATTTTAATCTGTATATATGTTTACTTCAAGACCAGGCCTGCTTCCATGCAATATGCTTAATAAGAATAAGATGCAATTTCTACTATATCCTGACAATTTACGTTGTGTACCCATTTGTCCTCACACCACATCACCGCCGCCAAACATGAGGCAGGGACAGATGGGAATGAGTTATATGAATGCACCTATTCCCATATGTGGTCGgcagggacaaatgggaatacacccaaTCCCATAATTATTGTGTATGTAATATATAAGCACATTGAAAACATGCTTGGGCATGGACCGGTCGAACCATGCCGTAGCATATTATAACTATCACATGCATGATGATGACAACTGCATTTATGTAAAATAGATATTGGTAATTATAAACCCTCTGTCACATTCCGcctagtacctacttatgtgtAATAGATGTTACTTTAACATaatttgtaattattatatGCCTGCGAAAGTTAACActgactaccgagaacccgcctggtaggtactcgtaatatttgctcagatgccggacaacctGCCCAGCGGGTTcttttgtacgcagatatagacgaccggtttctggggtagtgcgccgttttttgcccggttaCGAAAGTGTTAAAACAAATGCCTACTGTGTCTGTATAGCCCAAAACTATGTTGGGATGAATTTTAGGCAATATGTATAAGCAACATCTGGAAGTTAAGCTCCACTATCCTAACTTTTGGGAAGAGGAATgtctacttttgtttttttttttgtctgtcCCTAATAAATGCCACAGGGCACAAATATTTATCATTAGCATTCATGTCGGGATTTAGTAAGGAAATACAAAGTAGAGTTTTATTTGGCATCTGCCAGGTTGTGAGTTAAGCAATCCATAGTATTTTAATGAAGTAAAGTGATTTAATCTTATTCCTTCCATATATTAAACATTCCAATGATTTTAAATTAGAATATCAAATAAAGCAATGTTTTTGATGTAAtgtaaatgaaaatatattttctgaGAACCTAGAGACTTAGTTTTATTTAGAGCACAAGTTATGAATTTCAGAATGTACACATGGGGCAAGAACTCTCGTATTTGTGTATGACGTTGCTCAGGTACAGTCGGAGAGGTAGAGCTTCTCTCCTGGTCTACCAACCTTTTGTAAGTGGAGTATATGTACAAAGTTACAAACACATGAGTTAAAAGGGACAAAGGGCTTGTATAAGGGAAGGCCGTCTACAAGCTCTTTCATacccagcgaactgatatatatggaagtattctgtccgctcagttatgacccaacgtaaactattcgattgtaggcggtgcttgcaaactattcgattcgcaacttcagttcgtccgagatgacagtcagtgacggatgactaaattgatttataaaaacaacgtttttttgtaattaaaaatgtcttcatgtgtcgtgaagtagtgcagaaattattttagttcataccaaggatagtggaatcacttttcacttgtagtaaacagataacttcagtaaaatttggaataaacatgacgatttgttttcaatactaccgtgctaagctaaaacgtaacaactgcatacgactttcataacaacatacgactttttaaattgcgaggataatagggatggtgttatgccaaatgaagtagactattttattaacttgtgcttggtttaggtattttctatataattataaatgtagtaatgaattctttcatacagatttgtattttccttttttatttcatgagatggagctgtaaaaaaaactacctaattattccaaattaataatcaaatttgatattatcattttacattactttccattcagattcccacaagatgctattcgcagagaactatggaaaaaagctgtccaattagagagacatgaaattaagtagatgcctggaaagatatctagaatatgttctattcatgagatataactcgtgagataatcatacccggtctcctatatgtagatacacttccactgaattaatttaacaaatacacacacaaTATGCTGGCGCGCAGGTTTGCCAGGTGTAACAAAGACGTGAAAAAGACGCTTTTTAAAGCTTTTTGCCAATCGTTTTACACCTGCAGCCTGTGGGCCAGCTATACTCAGCGA
This region includes:
- the LOC134678599 gene encoding uncharacterized protein LOC134678599; translation: MEFFGLTLYGPQNYIRDLIREGYREPECKEEVEPLMQRIISQSTCPEKIERPDLSVIRLIDCYIGNVNGFAYGSIQRFNKMKRKGVIKPAGPADIYRSPPTTSFEIGWFQCDPDLANQTWHETNPRYPAPMSPMSLIYDKVRKNDKYARLF
- the LOC134678189 gene encoding polyisoprenoid diphosphate/phosphate phosphohydrolase PLPP6 isoform X3, which produces MLQKILQYDIQVTKKFVDGALQNTALRSLRNHAKFLEVSCHGIVWLAGWLSFIWLFNNKDLYQLQVNMLIALILDIVIIAVLKAFVRRRRPVPMNKLSDLGPDKYSFPSGHASRSVLVAFTLMYLSPVSIIFYPPLLAWVTSVCLSRVLAERHYFLDVFAGCGLGVLEGLLMALVWLSQSTSASILSSLSDEKLDGGEYHV
- the LOC134678189 gene encoding polyisoprenoid diphosphate/phosphate phosphohydrolase PLPP6 isoform X2 encodes the protein MLGVTEEKRQVPKMLQKILQYDIQVTKKFVDGALQNTALRSLRNHAKFLEVSCHGIVWLAGWLSFIWLFNNKDLYQLQVNMLIALILDIVIIAVLKAFVRRRRPVPMNKLSDLGPDKYSFPSGHASRSVLVAFTLMYLSPVSIIFYPPLLAWVTSVCLSRVLAERHYFLDVFAGCGLGVLEGLLMALVWLSQSTSASILSSLSDEKLDGGEYHV
- the LOC134678189 gene encoding polyisoprenoid diphosphate/phosphate phosphohydrolase PLPP6 isoform X1, whose product is MFQLGVTEEKRQVPKMLQKILQYDIQVTKKFVDGALQNTALRSLRNHAKFLEVSCHGIVWLAGWLSFIWLFNNKDLYQLQVNMLIALILDIVIIAVLKAFVRRRRPVPMNKLSDLGPDKYSFPSGHASRSVLVAFTLMYLSPVSIIFYPPLLAWVTSVCLSRVLAERHYFLDVFAGCGLGVLEGLLMALVWLSQSTSASILSSLSDEKLDGGEYHV
- the LOC134678358 gene encoding single-pass membrane and coiled-coil domain-containing protein 4, producing the protein MRKLKGAVKETAKQKRERKQEFAKTRQQLHTVVLPTFAVIFILICIYVYFKTRPASMQYA